In Hahella sp. HNIBRBA332, the genomic window GGGCTGGTGCAGGTCAAAGGGAAAACCATGGTGGTGTACGGCACCCGATAACTTTCTCCAGATAATCGGAACTATAAAAAACGGCGCACTGCGCCGTTTTTTTCGCTCTATTGCTTTGAGCCCTCATCAATGACGTCAAAATCAGGTCGCCCTGGATAGCCGAGTCGAGTAAGCGCAGTACTGTTCCGCATAGATGAATACGTTGAGGTTATAAAAGCGTCAGTTCTTCTGCGGCGGGATAGAAGCCTGTCTATAAAAGGAGGTATTTAGAAAATGTGTTATTTGCAGGAGACCACCATAGGGGGCGGCAACGAAACCGGCGTTCCCTCGCCGGTGAACCGGGAATTCGGCAATGCTCAATTTCTCCAGAAAGGTTTGCCGGCTTCCTGACGCCGATCCTCTTCGGTAATTCCCAGATCCCTGAGCAGGTGGTCATTCAGATTAGCCAGCTCGCGCCGGGTTCTGGCCTGCTTTCTCCATCGCCGTGTTAATTTTTTCAGTTTGGTTAGTAAATCTAATGTCTCTGCTTGCTGTGCGTTCTGTGCTAATCTGATTGCGGTTTTCATATCTGGCCTCCTGTGTTGTGAAAATAGTACGGCGGCTAGACTTGGCGTTAAAACGATATGTCCTAATTCATGGATTAGTAAAACTTATGAGTAGGTTGGTTCATCAGTTAAAGTCTCTGTGGGTGCTGGATGTGGTGTTGCGCACTGGCTCATTTACGGCGGCGGCGGAAAGACTGAGCGTAACCCAGTCGGCGGTCAGTCAGCATGTTAAGGCGCTGGAAGAAGAGTTCGGCCCCTTGTTTGAGCGCGGCGCAAGGAGTCTGATGCCAACGCAGACGGCGTTACGACTGGGGCCGCACCTACGCAAGGGGTTCGATCATCTGGAGGAGGGGGTGGAGACGATTCGCCGTTGCTGCAACCAGGTTACCGTCAGCGTATTGCCGTCCTTCGCCAGCGCCTGGTTGATTCCTCGATTGCATAAATTCAACGCTGAGTTTCCCGACATTGATATCCGCATCGCCATGTCCAATGAGGTGGTGGACTTCCGCGATGTAGATGTGGACGCCGGCATACGTTTCAGCTCCCGCACCTTTCCCGAACTGATTGTGAAAGATCTGGCGGAAGAGGAAATCTTTCTCGCTGCGAGCCCGGAGCTGGCCAAGGGGATTGGTAGCGACCTGCGCGTGCTGAAAGATCATGTCTTGGTGGACTCCGATGCGCCGGACAGCTTCAACTGGAGCGCCTGGAAGAGAGCCGCGGGACATCCCGATCTGGAGCCGCGCCGCCGCATTATTATTTCTGACTCCAGTCAGGTGATTCGTCTTGCCTTGGCGGGGCAGGCCGTCGCTTTGGTGCGCAGAATACTGGTGCAGGAAGAGCTGAATGCCGGGAGGTTGGTCAGACTGTTCGATTTTAGTCTGAAGATAGATCA contains:
- a CDS encoding DUF1127 domain-containing protein — encoded protein: MKTAIRLAQNAQQAETLDLLTKLKKLTRRWRKQARTRRELANLNDHLLRDLGITEEDRRQEAGKPFWRN
- a CDS encoding LysR substrate-binding domain-containing protein, encoding MSRLVHQLKSLWVLDVVLRTGSFTAAAERLSVTQSAVSQHVKALEEEFGPLFERGARSLMPTQTALRLGPHLRKGFDHLEEGVETIRRCCNQVTVSVLPSFASAWLIPRLHKFNAEFPDIDIRIAMSNEVVDFRDVDVDAGIRFSSRTFPELIVKDLAEEEIFLAASPELAKGIGSDLRVLKDHVLVDSDAPDSFNWSAWKRAAGHPDLEPRRRIIISDSSQVIRLALAGQAVALVRRILVQEELNAGRLVRLFDFSLKIDQRYLLVMPTRSRGNAALRHFTQWLQQEIEAASAPQQDGSGIHPTGK